The segment ATCTTTTCTGTTACCTGCGCCGCGGCGGTGATTTCGAACCCACCGAGGATGGCTGGATGCTGCGTTCAGAGTCCAAGGATGGCGGATTTACTTGGAGCGATGCGGTACGCACGGAGTTTCCCAATCCCAATTCCGCGGTAGAATTGATCAAGTTAAAAAATGATCATCTCCTCCTCGTCTACAATGATAATATGAACGATCGCACCCCGCTCACGGTTGCAGTAAGCACAGACCAAGGGAAAAGTTGGCCTTATCGCCGAAACATAGGCGGCGGCGACAATACCTTTGCCTATCCTTATGCGATCCAGGGAAAAGATGAGAAAATATATCTGATTTACACGACGAACAGCCGCACAACGGTTATGCTCGCTGTATTCTATGAAACGGCGATTACCGAATACGATGAGGATTAAGGGCGGTCGTCCTCTTCTTACGCGGCCTGTTACCCTTTGCCAGGACAGAAGGGGCTAGTTCCGCCCCCGCTTCGATTTGCCGAGCAAGAAGCGCAGCAGCGTGGGGAAAAAACGGTTGATTAAGACAAAGAGCTTTCCGTGAAAGGTGATGATGGTTTCGTGTTTTTTGCGATAGATAGCATCTGCAATATCTTTCGCCGCTGCCGGCGCAGGCAGCACAAGCCAATGCGGAATCGGATCTTCTTTTCCGGAAAGCTGTCCTTGTCTGTCCAACAATCGGATTTCACTTTCCACGAAGCCCGGCACGATTAATGTCACGGAAATGCCGAATCGGCGCAAGTCAAAGCTCAAGGATTTCGCCAAGCCATGGACGGCGAATTTGCTGGCATTATAGGCAGAAGTGGCGGGGGTAGCGGCTACTCCGGCGACACTGCCCACGATGCCCAATTGTCCACGGCTCGCTTTCAACGCCTCCAAACCAGCCTGTACGGTGTTGATTACGCCGAAGAGGTTGGTCTCGAACTGCCGTTTATAATCCTCAATAGCCAGTTTGTCGACGGTACCCGTGATCGCAGTTCCTGCATTGGCAAGGATTATATCGATACGTCCCCATGCTTCAAGTGTTTGTGCCACAGCCCTGTCCAAAGTTTCCCGATCGCTTACGTCAGCGACACAAGTCATGG is part of the Candidatus Hydrogenedentota bacterium genome and harbors:
- a CDS encoding SDR family oxidoreductase encodes the protein MNKRFQDKVVFITGASSGIGAATARRFAEEGARVTLVARRAEKLAAVEKEIAEAGGSAMTCVADVSDRETLDRAVAQTLEAWGRIDIILANAGTAITGTVDKLAIEDYKRQFETNLFGVINTVQAGLEALKASRGQLGIVGSVAGVAATPATSAYNASKFAVHGLAKSLSFDLRRFGISVTLIVPGFVESEIRLLDRQGQLSGKEDPIPHWLVLPAPAAAKDIADAIYRKKHETIITFHGKLFVLINRFFPTLLRFLLGKSKRGRN